Sequence from the Bacillus thuringiensis genome:
ATCGCAAAATGGTTTTTCAACGATAACTGATTTTCCAGCAAGTATAACTTTTTTCGCTAATTCGTAATGCGTATGTGCTGGCGTACAGACCGTCACCACTTGAATTTCTTTATCATTCAACAATTCGTCCAAATCAGTAGTGAAGTAAACACCTTTCTTCTTATATGGAGCCGCTAATTCTTCATTAATTTGTCGAGCAAAAATCGTTTTCACTTTTATATTTTCACGTGTATTTACATAAGGTAAATGATAGCGGTTAGCTGATTTTCCAAATCCAATAAAGCCCATTGTTAATGTCATATTCTTCAACTTCCTTGCTCATAAATTTTCGATTCTATATTTATTATATATTTTTATTATTAAAAGTATATAGTTTTGATTTTAAATATATATAATAAATAAAAAAGTCGGGATACAAATCATTTCGATTTTCATCCCGACTTTTTACTTCAAATTATGGATTTATAAATTTAAACATTGTTTAAGTGCTATTAGATTACACTCTTATTCATACATATAAGAACGTGTCATCGGAATTGTATCGTTAATACCTTTTGTAAATACAAATTGATGTAAATCAATATTACCTGTGAAGAACGAAGCTGCACATGCATTTAAATATAAGCGCCACATACGAATGAATCGCTCATCTTTCGTTTTGCGAACTTCCTCCAGTACGTTTTCAAAATTTCGAGACCAATGTTGTAATGTTTTCCCGTAATGTCTACGTAAGCTTTCCACATCAACAATGAAAAATTGTTCGTTTGTCATGTTCGTGATTAATTCGTTAACAGCAGGGACATAACCGCCAGGGAATATATACTTTTCAATCCAACCATTCGTAGCACCACCATTGGCCGGAGAAGTAATACAATGAAGTAGAGAAATCCCACCATCATTTAGTAGTGTATTCACTGTCTCAAAGTATTGCGTAATGTTGTCTTTTCCTACATGTTCAATCATACCTACACTAACAATTTTATCAAATTTGCGATTCTTAATATCGCGGTAATCAAGTAAAGATACTTCAACTAAATCCGTAAGTCCCTCTTGTTTGATTCGCTCGGAAGTCTTAGCATATTGTTCCTCACTTAACGTTACTCCCATCGCTTTCACACCGTACTGCTTAGCGGCAGCTGTAATGAGCTCACCCCACCCGCAACCAATGTCTAATAAAGTATCACCTTTTTGAAGGTTCAACT
This genomic interval carries:
- a CDS encoding cyclopropane-fatty-acyl-phospholipid synthase, whose product is MVEELFYKKILKNLFLDPVQITLWNGETIQYGEGEPQFHVTFHKPLSKKEMAKDPSIAFGEAYMNGDLEIEGNLEKAIQSIYRRQDSFLGDSKLQYFKSKWNFSKQKNKDDIAHHYDIGNDFYKLWLDETMTYSCAYFQNEQDSLTTAQHNKVNHILKKLNLQKGDTLLDIGCGWGELITAAAKQYGVKAMGVTLSEEQYAKTSERIKQEGLTDLVEVSLLDYRDIKNRKFDKIVSVGMIEHVGKDNITQYFETVNTLLNDGGISLLHCITSPANGGATNGWIEKYIFPGGYVPAVNELITNMTNEQFFIVDVESLRRHYGKTLQHWSRNFENVLEEVRKTKDERFIRMWRLYLNACAASFFTGNIDLHQFVFTKGINDTIPMTRSYMYE